A DNA window from Comamonas fluminis contains the following coding sequences:
- a CDS encoding M3 family metallopeptidase yields the protein MSNPLLESSSLPLFDRIQPADVGPAIDVLLARASEALETVVTPDFPAKWEAISAVLDVATEKLGTAWSAVNHLNSVADTPELRAAYNEALPRVTEFWTNLGADERLYAKYKAIDPASLNNEQRAAWDHAMRGFVLSGAELQGAAKERFAAIQARSAELAQKFSENALDATDAFAYYAKLEELDGVPSDVIASARAAAEADGKEGYKLTLKMPCYLPVMQFAQSSALREKLYHAYVTRASDQAEGDAAKFDNTAVMKEILALRQEESRLLGYQSFGEVSVVTKMADSPKQVIDFLRDLGQRARPYAEKDVTDLRAFAKAELAIAEPQPWDWAFIGEKLKEARYSFSEQELKQYFPAPKVLAGLFKIVETLFEVSIRRDEAPVWNPCVEFYRIERATAQGPQLVGQFYLDPQARKGKRGGAWMDDVRTRWLRPDTHQLQTPVAHLVCNFAAGVDGKPALLTHDDVITLFHETGHGLHHMLTQVNERDVSGIAGVEWDAVELPSQFMENFCWEWDVLKHMTAHVDTGEALPRALYDKMIAAKNFQSGMQTLRQIEFALFDMLLHTEHNPAEDFMPLLKKVRSEVAVLPSPAYNRMAHTFSHIFAGGYAAGYYSYKWAEVLSADAYAAFEETTLADGTPNPETGRKYRESILEAGGSRPAMESFKAFRGREPQIDALLRHQGMAQTH from the coding sequence ATGAGCAATCCACTCCTCGAATCCTCCTCCCTGCCCCTGTTTGACCGCATTCAGCCTGCGGATGTGGGCCCGGCCATTGATGTGCTGCTGGCACGCGCCAGCGAGGCGCTGGAGACCGTGGTCACACCCGACTTCCCGGCGAAGTGGGAAGCCATTTCGGCCGTGCTCGATGTGGCCACCGAGAAGCTGGGCACCGCATGGTCTGCCGTCAACCACCTCAACAGCGTGGCCGATACGCCCGAGCTGCGCGCCGCCTACAACGAAGCCCTGCCCCGCGTCACAGAGTTCTGGACCAACCTGGGTGCCGATGAACGCCTGTACGCCAAGTACAAGGCCATTGACCCCGCCAGCCTGAACAATGAGCAACGCGCCGCCTGGGACCACGCCATGCGCGGCTTTGTGCTGTCGGGCGCGGAATTGCAAGGCGCCGCCAAAGAACGCTTTGCTGCCATTCAGGCCCGCTCTGCCGAACTGGCCCAAAAATTCAGCGAAAACGCGCTGGACGCCACCGACGCCTTTGCCTACTACGCCAAGCTCGAAGAACTCGACGGCGTGCCCAGCGATGTGATCGCCTCGGCCAGGGCTGCCGCAGAAGCCGATGGCAAGGAAGGCTACAAGCTCACGCTCAAGATGCCTTGCTATCTGCCCGTGATGCAGTTTGCCCAAAGCAGCGCGCTGCGCGAGAAGCTCTATCACGCCTATGTGACCCGCGCTTCCGATCAGGCCGAAGGCGATGCCGCCAAATTCGACAACACGGCCGTGATGAAGGAAATCCTGGCACTGCGCCAGGAAGAATCCAGGCTGCTGGGCTATCAAAGCTTTGGCGAAGTCTCGGTCGTCACCAAGATGGCCGACTCACCCAAACAGGTCATCGACTTTCTGCGCGACTTAGGCCAGCGTGCCCGCCCCTATGCCGAAAAAGACGTGACCGACCTGCGCGCCTTTGCCAAGGCCGAACTCGCTATTGCCGAGCCTCAACCCTGGGACTGGGCCTTTATTGGCGAAAAGCTCAAGGAAGCGCGCTACTCCTTCAGCGAGCAGGAACTCAAGCAATACTTCCCCGCCCCCAAGGTGCTGGCCGGTCTGTTCAAGATTGTCGAGACGCTGTTTGAAGTCTCCATCCGCCGCGATGAGGCACCGGTGTGGAACCCCTGCGTGGAGTTCTACCGCATCGAGCGCGCTACTGCTCAGGGTCCGCAACTGGTCGGCCAGTTCTATCTGGACCCCCAGGCCCGCAAAGGCAAGCGTGGCGGCGCCTGGATGGACGATGTGCGCACCCGCTGGCTGCGCCCCGATACGCACCAGCTGCAAACGCCTGTAGCCCATCTGGTCTGCAATTTCGCGGCCGGTGTGGATGGCAAGCCCGCGCTGCTCACGCACGATGACGTCATCACCCTGTTCCACGAAACCGGTCACGGCCTGCACCACATGCTCACCCAGGTGAACGAGCGTGATGTCTCGGGCATTGCAGGCGTGGAATGGGACGCGGTGGAGCTGCCCAGCCAGTTCATGGAAAATTTCTGCTGGGAATGGGATGTGCTCAAGCACATGACCGCCCATGTCGATACCGGCGAGGCCCTGCCCCGCGCGCTGTACGACAAGATGATTGCGGCCAAGAACTTCCAGTCGGGCATGCAGACCCTGCGCCAGATCGAGTTTGCGCTGTTCGACATGCTGCTGCACACCGAGCACAACCCCGCCGAAGACTTCATGCCCCTGCTCAAAAAGGTGCGCAGTGAAGTGGCCGTGCTGCCCTCGCCGGCCTACAACCGCATGGCCCACACCTTCAGCCATATTTTTGCGGGCGGCTATGCAGCGGGTTACTACAGCTACAAGTGGGCCGAGGTGCTGAGCGCTGACGCCTATGCAGCTTTTGAAGAAACCACGCTGGCCGACGGCACGCCCAACCCAGAAACGGGCCGCAAGTACCGCGAATCAATTCTGGAAGCTGGTGGCAGCCGCCCCGCCATGGAGTCGTTCAAGGCCTTCCGTGGCCGCGAGCCACAGATCGACGCTCT